In Lysinibacillus sp. 2017, the DNA window ACTAATGGATTACCTAGAACACCTTTGCGATCAACAACAAATTGAGTTCACAAAAAGCAAGGAGTTCCTACTTTTTGAAAAGGGAGAAAAGCTAAAGCAACAAAGTATTCAGTTTGAGAAAGAGTACAGAGGGAAATGAAAAATGGATTCGTGTAGTTTTCAAGCAAGAGAAACTAAGAAGTGCAAGGTTTAATAGAACTTTTATAAATTTCAAAAAATAATATTGTACTCTATTGACAATACATACAATATTTTGCTATAGTTAACTCAATTAATAAAGAAAGAAGGTGCTGGATTATGACAAATGTATATGATTTTGTAACAATGCAATTCGGTTTGTCATCGATACCTCGCCTTTTGTGTACACATTTATAATTGTACACGCTTCTTAACTGTGCGGATGGAACCTCGTGATAAGCTGAATTGCTAATCACGAGGTTTTTTGTGTCCTTAAATACACAATACATCCAACATACAGCCATTAGGAGGCATTTTCATTGAACTTACAAACATTAGGCTTTAACACTTATTTTGAAACACAATTAAACGAATTAACAATTAATACAACGAATAAAATTCCAGCACGCGTCATTTTAGAGCATAAGCATTCTTACCGCGTGATAACAGAACAGGGAGAGTGGCTAGCGAGTATTTCTGGAAACTTTGCTTTCAATTCGTATAGCCGAAAAGACTATCCAGCAGTTGGCGACTTCGTGTTAGTCGAACAAATGCCAGGAGAAGAGCGCGCCATTATTCATCATCTATTTGAACGAAAGTCAAAATTTACGCGTAAAATGGCAGGTCAAGAAATGGACGAACAAATCGTTGCGTCCAATGTTGACATCGTATTCCTCGCAATGAGTTTAAATGCGGACTTTAATGTACGTCGGTTAGAGCGTTATTTAATCGCAGCGTGGGATTCAGGTGCAAAACCAGTCATCGTATTAACAAAAGCAGATCTTTGTGATGACGTCGATGCTTATGTACAAGAGGTGGAATCAATTGCATTTGGTGTCGAAATAATCGTTGTAAGCGCGGTAACAGGTGAAGGAGTTGAAGTGTTACGAGAAATGTTGTCAGAAGGCATGACGGCAGCACTGCTCGGATCATCAGGAGCTGGTAAATCAACATTGACGAATGCGTTAGTCGAAAATGAACAAATGAAAGTTTCAGGGATTCGTGAAGAAGATGCAAAAGGGCGTCATACGACTACGCATCGTGAATTAGTTTTACTTCCCACAGGTGCTAGCTTAATCGATACACCTGGAATGCGTGAATTACAGCTTTGGGATCAAGGGGATAGCTTAAGTGCAAGTTTCTCTGATATTGAAGAGCTTGCTGAAAATTGCCGTTTCCGTGATTGTACACATAAAAAAGAACCACATTGTGCAATTCGTACTGCGATTGATGAGGGAACAATCGAAGAAGCTCGTTTAAGAAGCTATTTTAAACTACAAAAAGAACTCGCATATATCGAGAAAAAGGCAAATACTGATGCATTGCTAGCAGAAAAACGAAAGTTTAAACAAAGTTCAAAAAGCAGTAAAAAATAACATAACAACTTTTCAAGCAGGTCAGGAAGTATTTCCTCACCTGCTTTATTTTGAATTAACATATTTCATCGAAACAACTGGTACAATATAGTATAATTGTAAAAAAGGGGGAATTGAGTATGGTGAATTGGCTATATGTAATAGTTCTAGGAATTATTGCAGGATTAGTTAGTAGTATTTTTGACGTTCCATTATGGATTCTACTGATTGTCTTTATTGTCTTGGCAATCGCTAAGATTTTACATATGTATTACATTGCCTTCTTTTCAACTGACATGAATAAAGTGAAAAAGTACATCATTAAAAACAAAAAAGATCCATTCATGAATTTTCTATTAGTAGTGGAATCAGGTACGATGGAACAAGAAATTGAAGCATCGGATAAAGTGATTGCACATTATAAACAGCCAACGATGAAAAACACATACGAAATGAACCGTGCCATCCGATTAGAAGATTTTGAACGAGCGCATGAATTTGCCGATAAATTAATGAAAACGCCCTATGGACCTTACGGCAAAGCTTTAATTGCTGCCAGTTTAGGAAATCGAGTTGAGGCAAAAAGTTATTCATTAAAGTCGGATTGGATGGAAGCAGCGATTGATGCAGAGCTTGCATTAAAAGAAAACAATAAGGCTGCTTTTGAGAAGTATTCTAAAAAAGCAATTGAAGGAACTAAAGGTATTCAACGTTTTCTCTTTATACATGGCTTCAACAAATCGATTAAAGAGCATAATTTACACCAATAAAGTGTCGCGAATTAAAGATCGCGATTACTGTCACCAATTTTATAATCTTGATGAAACGAGTTCCTCCTAATACGAGGGCTCGTTATTTTATTTCAATTCCCGAAATATTTCCGAGCATTTATCTGAATAATTTAGTAAAATAGAAATTGTACAATTATTTTGAAAGCGAGGCTATATCAATGACAAATACTACATATCCACAAGTCTGGGATTTAGATGTCTTTTTCCCAGGAGGCAGTGCATCACCCGAGTTGAAGGAGCATATCCAAAATTTAACGCCAAAATTTGAAGAGTTAAAAGAAAAGGTAACGAATTTACAGGTGCCTATTTCTGTTGAAGTAGCAGGTGATATAGTAAGTATTATAGAAAACATCAAAGATACAATGATGAATATATCGCAGGCTGGTGCCGTTCTTTCTTGTTTAACTGCTCAAGATACGACAGACCGTGAAGCGTTACTATTACAAGGTCAATTATCAGGTATTGCGGCAAATTTTTCACCGATTTTAGAAAGCTTCAACCAAAAAATTGGTCAAATCGATCAAGCGATATTTGAAGCTTTACTTGAAACAGAGGAGCTTGCTCAATTTGCGTTCATTTTAACAGAATGGCGTGAAAAGTCGAAAGAATCCTTATCAGAAGATGAAGAAGCATTGATTTCAGCATTAGGTGTTGATGGTTATAGCTCTTGGGGGCAACTGTACAGCATGTTAATCGGCGACATCAAAGTGGAAGTCGAAGTAGATGGTGAAAAGAAATTATTATCAGTAGGCCAAGCAAATAACTTAAGCTCACATAAAGATCGTACGGTACGTAAAGCGGCATTCGATGCATTAGAAAAAGTGTTTACTGAGCGCGAGGAATTTTTCGCAAAAACATTAAATCATTTAGCAGGCTTCCGTTTAGCGGTATACAAAAAGCGTGGTTGGGAATCGGTAACAAAAGAGCCACTTCAAATCAACCGCATGAAGCAAGAAACAATCGATGCAATGTGGGGAGCGATTACTTCACGTAAGGCCACTTTCGCAGACTACTTAACACATAAAGCAAAAATGCTAGGTACAGATAAATTAGATTGGTTCGATTTTGATGCACCTGTAACGGATTCAACAGCAACAATGGACTACCAACAAGGCGCTGAGTTCATTTTAAAACATTTTGGTCGCTTCGGTTCTGAAATGGAAAGCTTTGCACGCACAGCTTTTGAAGATGGTTGGATTGAGGCAGAAGACCGTGACAACAAACGTCCTGGTGGTTTCTGTACAAGTATGCCACTTTCACAGCAATCACGTATTTTCATGACGTATTCTGGAACAATGTCAAATGTATCAACATTAGCACATGAACTTGGTCACGCTTTCCATACGTATGCCTTACGTCCAGTGCATCCTTTAAACACGCGTTACGCAATGAACGTGGCAGAAACAGCTTCAACATTTGCTGAAATGATTGTAGCAGATGCAGCGGTGGAAGAAGCGACAAACGAGCAAGAAAAAATCGCACTTTTAGAAGATAAAATCCAGCGTTCAGTGGCATTCTTCATGAATATCCATGCACGTTATTTATTTGAAACGCGCTTCTATGAAGAACGTAAAAATGGTGTTGTCTCAACTAAACGTATTAATGAAATTATGGAACAAGCACAAGTAGAAGCACATGCAGGTGGACTTGGTGAAACGCATCCACACTTCTGGGCTTCGAAAATGCATTTCTATATTACAGGTGTACCGTTCTACAACTTCCCGTACACATTCGGGTACCTATTCTCATTAAGCATTTATGCAAAAGCAAAAGAAGAAGGTCTTGGTTTCGAAGAGAAATACATGGCATTACTACGTGATACGGCAGTCATGACAGTAGAAGATTTAGCGATGAAACACTTAGGAGAAGATATTACAAAACAAGATTTCTGGTTAAAAGGAATCGCCCTTTGTGAGAAAGACGTTGAGGAATTTATCGCATTAACATCTAAATAAATAAGAAAAAGCATCCTTTCTACAAATTATGTGGAAAGGATGCTTTCATTTTACTACTTTTTTCGTAACGTAAAATCGAGTGTATCCGCATCACGGATTGTAATGGTATAGGTTCCGTTTACTTGATCGTGTTGAACGTCGATATTTTCTAGGTGTTTATCGTATTTAAAGATGATTTCGTTATTTGCTGACTTGTATAACACATGCAAATCATCACGCTTTACTTCAAAGTTTGGTGTAAAATCAGGATTCCGGTCCGTAAATTCACTAATGAATAGTTTCGAACCTTGTTCTACATAATCATCACGGTTCACTTCTGGAGCAATAGCATGATAAACATTATTTACAGATGCTTCAAGTTCAATATAGCGACCATTTTCAAATTCCGTATCAATTGCACGTTGTAAGCGCGGCGCTTGCTCCTCTGCAATCGTTGGCTGAATCGTTTCATACAATTCCTTCATCAGCATTTTTGTTTTCTTCTTATCCGATGCAATCGGTGTAGCTTGTAAGAAGGTTTCCATGAAAAATTTGGCTGGCTCACCATCTGACTGCTTATCAAGTACATATAAATTTTCTTCTAACGGATCATAATTCATACGGATTAACGCACATTTTTGTACGCGACTTGTTGCATCAGGTAAAATATTTTCAATTGTTTTTAGGTTCAGTGTTTCTAAATCAATTTGGACTGCATCTTTTGGATCTAGCTTTAATAATAAAATGTACGGCTCGCCAATTAGCTCAATATGCGCAACGAAAACCGAGCCATTACTATTCGACACCGTTTGCATGATTTGATAAAGCTTATTTGATAAATCATTTGTTAGCGATAGAAAATGGGTGTCATCTTGATACTCAACGTAGCGATTCATTTTCGTTAAAATATCATTGTCGCGATCTAAAAACTTACAGGCTACAGATTTTGGACTATTAAATGTGGCATCAATGTATTGCTCGAAAAATTCACTGTATACATTCTGTTCTAGCGCGGACAGATCCATCGTTTGACTGGCTGATACGAAACGGCTTTGTTCCATATCAAGTAACGTCACCGCCATGCGCTTCATTTGGATGGAAAGTGTAGTTTCTACTTCGTTCATATTAGTTATGCTCCTTTTTACTCCGATTTTTTTAGTATAACGGACTACGCAAAATTTTGCACGATAGGCTCGTGATTTTACAAATATGAACATATGTGCTATTATAAATAAGTGCTATTTTAGATAGTGGTATGAATGGGTTGGCATTCTGCTAGTGTTTTTGAGGATACTTATTCACACTGGCGCAAGCTAAAGGGCTGCAAGGACATAGTAGCAGGTAGGGACTATGTTGCTTAAGTTAGAGAAAATTAGTGGAATTTTACCGCGGTTAAAACTGGAGTTATGCTACTCCGAATAAGATATAAATTCCCCGGATGATCGGGTTGAGACTTTCATTTATTTATAAAACTATCTATTAAATACTAGAGGGGGCCCCTTTCCATTATGGAGAGGCTGGCCCCCTTGTCCAATTTAAAAGGACTTTTTGTTTAGAAATACATAAAAAAGTGAAAATAAAAACCATCTAGCATGTACTAGATGGCAAAGTAAGAATAAAATATTAGTCCGTGAAGCATAAAGAAGTTACGTAAGCAAGCATTAAAAATAACCCAAGGCCAAGTACGATCGAAGTGTTCATTATGTTACCTCCTTTGAAAAACCTACAATTTCTTCCTAATTATTGTACAATGAATACAAAAAAGATGAAACCTTTTCTTCGGGCGTTCGTATATAAATATAAGGAATTGTTAAAAAATTATACATAAATTAAGTAGGTGGAATTCATGAAAAAATGGTTATATAAAACACTTGTTGCCACTGTAGCATTATGTACGTTTGGAATGATTACGCCAAATCATGAAATATGGGCGAATTTTGAAGACGATCGTAATGCAAAATCAGCTTTAGAACATAACACGACAAACGATATAGCAAGTGCGTATCAATTAGATGATTTTATTGTCGATAATAATGAACAGCCAACTATTGGAACTTTTATAGAAGCTGCAAAAGAACAAGCCTATATGAAGTTCGGTACGCGAGTTGGACCCGTTATAGAGGACGAATTTGAAATGAATATTTTCCCGAAAATCGAAGAAGCAATTGAAGCGACAGTTGCGCGCTTAGAAGACGATAAATTACGCTCCTTAGCGATCACAGAAAAACCAAGTGGCGAGTATGCAGAAAAAATCTTCCACATTGTGGACAACGAGACAAATCGAGACGTCATTCGTTTCCATGTTCGTACTGAAAATCGACCTTTTGAGGGCTATTACTACAACTTCCATTATCATACATTTGAAGACCAGTATGTGAAACACTATGATCTTGGTGAAATTTACTGGAGCAAAAACACACCGCCAAAATGGTTGTCATAAAACGTCTGAAACACTCGTAAAATTTGCGGGTGTTTTTTTGTTATATTATTGGGATATCGACGTTTATTTCGTACCTACAAAGAAGACCAGACTCACGAATGAGTATCTGGTCTTTTTAGCGTATACGCCTGAATTAATTTCCGCAAAATAAAAACTGACGAACGCAATAAGTGCATGAGTTAATGGAAAGAAGAGGATTTAGTACGAAAATTATTTTCCATTATTGTTATCTTTGTTTTTTTGTTTGTCCATATTTGAGAAATCTTCTTCTTTACCAGCTTCCATGTTATAACTTGGGTTGTTGCTTACTCTTGTATGAGAAGCGGCAGCAACATCCTCATCATCTAATGGTTTCATCAGAATAGGTATTGATATTAACCCTGCAAGTCCAACAAGGGCATAAATTATTCTTGACAACCCAGATGTTTGCCCACCAAATATAGAAGCAACTAAATCAAATTTGAAAAACCCAATTAGTCCCCAGTTTATTGCGCCAATTATTACTAGAACCAAAGCGATTCTATACAAAATTCCCATCGTGTAACATCTCCTTCATTTTTAGATGCGAAGCTCCTCATAATTAGAAAAGATATACGAAAGAACCTCACTATCGATGTCTCCAATTATTTTTCCCAGTAACCATTTATTTATACAATTTATTAATGATGAGAACTAACAAGTGAAATTAATTATGGAAGCCATTTCTTGAGATTTTACAGTAACTTTACAGTGCCTTATAGAAGTATTTTGGTTTGATTCCTTAAAAAGTTCAACGTGTTAGTAGTCCCAAAATACACCTCAAAAGAATATGCTATACTATATAAAATAACAATTAATTATTGAATCTCTACACTTAAATCTTGTTGTGACAGGGGTTATGATGGACAATAACACCACCAAAATGGATGTCATAATTTCATTTAATTTAACCTCTCTGGTTTTTAGGAAGTTTTCTAATAAAAATTTTAGAAACGAAAGAAGGTAGCAGGATGAAGAAACTGTATATGAAACAAAAAATCATGAGCTTACGTGGGAAATTTATGGTAATGGATGAACAACAAAATGATGTGTATACCATTGAAGGTAGCTTTATGCAAATTCCAAAATCTTATACCATTTTTAATACGAAACGTGATGAGGTTGCTGTTATTTCAAAAAAGGTATTTAGCTGGCTACCAAAGTTTTTTGTAGAAGTTGATGGTCGTGAAGTGCTAACAATCAAAAAAGATTTTACATTTTTTAAAGCAAGCTATTCGATTGATGCTGCTGGAATAGATGTAAGAGGCAACTGGTGGGATATGAATTTTGAAGTTTATCAAAATGGGGAGGTTATAGGTCAAGTGAGCAAAAAATGGCTTTCTTGGGGTGATAGCTATGAAGTGCAAGTATTGAATGAAGATATGGAAGCCATTATCATCGCCATTGTTGTAGCCATTGATTGTGTGAAGGCGGATCAAGCAACTGCTGCGAATTCAGCCTCGGTATAATATTCTATTCGCAGTAGAAAAAAATCCCAAAATTTAAAATTTTTAAATTTTCAAAAAATAATTTTAAATGGTGAATTTCAACAGGAAAAAGGTTAAACTAGTAATAGACTATTATAAAGGGGGACTGCCGATGATAACCGGTCAGTTAGAGCGAGCATTCCAATTAGCGGAAAAATATAAGCTCGACGTAAGTACAATTTTAGAATTAAACAAGATCATTGCAAAAGAAGTAAACTGTTCACCAATTACTGAAGAAAAAATTTTACAACAAATGATTCAACTTATTGGAAATAACAAAATAATCCTCAAGGAGGCTACTTAAAAGTTGGAAAAAACAATCGAACTTTATGATGATTTAGACACATTTGATTAAAGGCGCTACTCAGCGAATGCAATACGAGTAGCGCCTTTTATGTTGCCTTTTTTAGTGAACGATGCTGCTCCACCGAAATTAATGGGCATTTTACGTAATACCCTTTATAATAAAACACAGAATGTTTCAAGGAGTGATAGGCATGACACACGCAGATAAAACGTATTTAAATCTTTTACAGCATATTTTAGATAACGGAACAGATAAATCAGACCGAACAGGTACAGGGACAAGAAGCGTTTTTGGCTACCAAATGCGATTTGATTTACAGGAAGGCTTTCCACTATTAACTACAAAACGTGTCCCTTTCAAACTTGTAGCAAGCGAGTTACTCTGGTTCATTAAAGGAGATACAAATATTCGCTACTTACTTCAAAATAAAAACCACATATGGGACGAATGGGCATTTAAAAAGTGGATAGAATCTAATGATTACAAAGGACCTGATATGTCGGATTTTGGACGACGTGCGCTAGTTGACGAGGAATTCAACGCTCTATACGTAAAAGAATTGAATTCATTTTGCGAGCGGGTTTTATCTGATGATGACTTTGCCAATAAATATGGCGATTTGGGTAATGTTTACGGCAAACAATGGCGCAATTGGACAACTTCAGAGGGTGAATCGTTAGACCAATTACAAGATGCCATTAACCAAATTAAAAACAATCCAGATTCTCGCCGTATCATCGTTAATGCATGGAATCCAGAAGATGTTATTAATGCGGGTGCAAAGGGATCTAAAGCTGCATTACCGCCTTGTCATGCGATGTTCCAATTTTATGTGATAGACGGAAAACTGAGCTGTATGTTGACACAACGAAGTGGAGATACTTTCCTTGGAATCCCGTTTAACATCGCTAGCTATGCGCTTTTAACACACTTAGTCGCACGTGAATGTGGACTCGAAGTAGGAGAGTTTGTACATAGTATTGGCGATGCACATATTTATTCTAATCACTTTGATCAAGTAAAAGAGCAGCTTTCGCGTGAGCCAAAACCGTTACCTACTTTAAAAATTAACGAAGAAAAAGGTTCCATTTTCGATATGGAATTAGAAGATTTATCAATCGAAGGGTATGACCCACATCCATCAATTAAAGCACCAATTGCAGTGTAAAAAACTTTTTAACTATTTTTTGCTTTATGGGTAATTTGGTATATAATGTATTATGTTGATATATTAAATTAAAGTGAGTGATTTTATATAATAATTACGAAATAGAATCACTTTAAAATAAGGTGGAAATTTGATTATGGGTATGATGTCTTTTTCGGTTGGATTTATTTCTTCAGGTGCTTTGTTGTTTCTATACATTAAGCGAGAGAAACAAAAATGGAAACTAAAAACTATGAAAGAAAGTAGTATTTTCCAGTTGGTAGAAAGCTCAAAAGACATAATTTATTATTATGAATCGGCCTTTACCTATCACTATACGAGCCCTTCAGTTGAATATTTCTTAGGAAAAGGAATGCTTGATAGACTTTATAACGATTCAAATACACCTTTTGAAATCATTCACCCCGACGATTTAGAGATTATGAGGAAAAAGGCAACAGGCAAAATTGATTATAGTAAACCAATCATTCAACGTCTTCAAGATATGGATGGTAATTACAAATATTTCGAGGAATATGCAACACCTATTTATGAGAATGGGCAAATAATTGCAGTTCAAGGAATTATGAGAAATATTGATGAAAAGATGGCATTGCAACAAGATTTACAATACAGAATTTCCCATGATGGATTAACGGATATTCATAATCGACATTACTTTGATCAAGAAATGAATAAATACAATGAATTGATTAACACTACTGTAGGTATGATTTTATGTGATTTAGACGAATTAAAATGTTTGAATGATCATTTTGGACATAAAATGGGCGATACTTTAATTAAAGAAGCTGCAAAACTTTTAAGTGATTATTTTGTTGAGGCAGAGGTCGTTTCAAGAGTGGGAGGCGATGAATTTGCGATTATCATCGTCAATCAAGACAAAGCCTATATTGAGGAAATATGCCAAAATTTATTCGCGAAAATTGATCAATACAATCAAACTCAAGATGAATTTCAAATGAAGTTATCAATTGGTTTTGCGTTTAGTGAAAGTTCAATTGGGCAAATGGAGCACTTATTTGCTGAAGCAGATGCACGAATGTATGAAAATAAGCGTGAAAAAAAAGAGCAATTATTAATTAAAAATCGCTAAAATCCACATTATTTCTACTCATAAGTAAATAACGTTTACGCTAATCCATAAATGATAACTAAGAAAGCACTTAACTTGTTGAAATGGAGTGATAACAATGATTTCACTAATTGTGGCACATGATAAAAATCACGTCATGGGCTATGAAAACGGTATGCCTTGGCATTTACCAGGGGATTTAAAATATTTCAAAGAGATGACGATGGGCAAGCCAATCATAATGGGCAGAAAAACATTTGAGTCAATTGGACGTCCATTACCAGGTCGTCGAAATATTGTTATTACACGGAACACAGCATATGAAGCAGAAGGTGCAGAAGTGGTAGGGAGCTTGGACATAGCTTTAGAAATGGCAAAAGACGCGCCTGAAATTATGATTATTGGCGGAGCGCAAATCTTCGAGCAAGCGATGTCACTTGCTGACAGATTGTACATTACATTGATTAATCATGAATTCAAAGGGGATACATACTTCCCTCAATACGAAGACTGGCACAGAACGTCTTGCCTCGAACCAATTGAAGCAGCAGAAGGATATACGTTTCAATACTGTATATTTGAAAAAGAATAAATGAAAGCCTTGTTACAAAGTGAAATTTGTGAGCGAGGCTTTTTGTTTATATTTAACAATCTACCGCTATTCCATTGGTATTTTTACTGAATATTTTAAAAAATACTTTGAATTTTGTAGAAAAAAGATTATAGTAAATGACAAAATATTAAGTCATACATATGAAGGTGAAAAAATGAAAACATATAAAATAGCGGTTATCCCAGGAGACGGAATTGGGAAGGAAGTTGTCCCAGCTGCGATTCAAGTATTAGAACAAGTTGCTAAAAACGATGGATCATTTCAATTTGAATGGACTTACTTTCCGTGGGGCTGTGATTATTATTTAGAAAACGGTGAGATGATGCCAAAGGACGGAATTGAAACACTTAAAAAGTTCGACCAAATATTTTTGGGTGCAGTGGGTATGCCAGAACAAGTTCCTGATCATATTTCTTTATGGGGATTACTCATCAAAATCCGTCGTGAAATGAAACAAGCAATTAATGTACGACCAGCGAAATTATTAAAAGGACTTGATTCGCCGTTAAAAAACCCCAATAATTTTAATATTACAGTTGTAAGAGAAAACTCAGAAGGGGAGTATTCTGAAAGTGGCGGACGTATTCATCAAGGCCAAGATGAAATTGCTATACAAAATGCTATTTTTACGCGTAAAGCTACTGAGCGTGCGATGCGCTATGCTTTTGAGTTAGCCAAGAATTCCCGTGGTCACGTAACGAGTGCAACAAAATCAAATGGCTTAACGTATTCAATGCCGTTTTGGGATGAAGTTTTTGCTGAAGTGAAACAAGATTACCTAGACATTGATACAGCGGTAAATCATATCGATGCATTGGCCGCGTTCTTTGTGATGAAGCCACATGTATTTGACGTTATTGTTGCTTCGAATTTATTTGGCGATATTTTAACAGATTTAGGTGGCGCTATCATGGGCAGTATTGGGATTGCACCAGCTGCGAATTTAAATATTGAACGCGAATATCCATCCATGTTTGAACCGGTACACGGCTCAGCACCTGACATTGCAGGAAAAGGCATTGCCAACCCAATTGGTCAAATTTGGACCGGGAAAATGATGCTTGATTTCTTAGGTCATCATGAAGCAGGTCAAAAAATGATGGATGCGATTGAAGCGACACTTGAGAAAGGTATTAAAACAGGTGATATTGGTGGAAGTTCGACAATGGAAGAAGTCGTAACCGAAATTTTAAAACAGTTAAACTAATTTACTTTTCATGGACCCCTTCTCGGAGGATTATTTATAACACAATTAGGGGTACTGATCGCATTTAAAACAATCGGTCTCGGACTTATTATTATTGGTACCACTGGTATATTGCTGCGAAATTTCATCTGGAAGCAACAAAAACCGACAACAGAACCAATTGTGGGATAATTAATAGAATTCCTCAAACAAAAACATCTCTCCTTTAAGTAATCCTTGAGGAAAGATGTTTTTAATTAAACTATTATAAAAATTTGCGAACTCTATTTTGATTATAAATAGAAATATACACAACCGACAATACATCCACAACCTGCAATGACAAATAAGTGCCAAATTGCATGATTGTATGGCAAACGTGTCCAAGCATAAAAAATCGCACCAAATGTAAATAATAAGCCACCTGCTAGTAAAAGCATAAAACCGTCCATTGTTAAGTAGGTGATTAACGGTCTAATCATAATAATAATTAACCAACCCATGATGATATATAAAAGTAATGAGAACTTTTCGAATCGGTGGATAAACAAGCATTTAAATATGACACCAAAAATAGCAATGCTCCAAATAATACATAGCATAACAATGCCAAGCGTCCCTCCGATAGCAATAAGTAAAAAGGGAGTATATGTACCAGCGATTAAAATATATATCGATGAATGATCTAAAATAGAAAAAAACCGTTTATATTTCTCGGGAACACTATGTAAAAGTGTTGACATTAAAAATAATAGTATAAGTGAAGTACTAAAAATGGAAAATGAAGTGATTTGTGCTGCCGAACCATTTAAAGCAGCATAAACAATTAAATAACAACTAATCGGAATACTTATAAGTAATCCTAATCCGTGTGTTAGGGCATTCCAATGTTCTTCATGTTTGTTTTTATAATCAAAAGCTTGTGATGTTTGCAAATTGTTTCACGCTCCTTTATTTATTTTAGTATAGTTTATAGAGGGGATTAACACGATTGCATTATGTCATAATGTTATTCTAGAATATGTCATGTTTGTTACATGATAAATACATTCTTCTGACAATGACAAATGTCATATTGGTAAAAAATTGATCTTTCATTATAATAGAAAGTAAGATATAAAAAGGATGTGTAGGCATTGGTTCAAATTCATA includes these proteins:
- the rsgA gene encoding ribosome small subunit-dependent GTPase A, producing MNLQTLGFNTYFETQLNELTINTTNKIPARVILEHKHSYRVITEQGEWLASISGNFAFNSYSRKDYPAVGDFVLVEQMPGEERAIIHHLFERKSKFTRKMAGQEMDEQIVASNVDIVFLAMSLNADFNVRRLERYLIAAWDSGAKPVIVLTKADLCDDVDAYVQEVESIAFGVEIIVVSAVTGEGVEVLREMLSEGMTAALLGSSGAGKSTLTNALVENEQMKVSGIREEDAKGRHTTTHRELVLLPTGASLIDTPGMRELQLWDQGDSLSASFSDIEELAENCRFRDCTHKKEPHCAIRTAIDEGTIEEARLRSYFKLQKELAYIEKKANTDALLAEKRKFKQSSKSSKK
- a CDS encoding nucleoid-associated protein; its protein translation is MNEVETTLSIQMKRMAVTLLDMEQSRFVSASQTMDLSALEQNVYSEFFEQYIDATFNSPKSVACKFLDRDNDILTKMNRYVEYQDDTHFLSLTNDLSNKLYQIMQTVSNSNGSVFVAHIELIGEPYILLLKLDPKDAVQIDLETLNLKTIENILPDATSRVQKCALIRMNYDPLEENLYVLDKQSDGEPAKFFMETFLQATPIASDKKKTKMLMKELYETIQPTIAEEQAPRLQRAIDTEFENGRYIELEASVNNVYHAIAPEVNRDDYVEQGSKLFISEFTDRNPDFTPNFEVKRDDLHVLYKSANNEIIFKYDKHLENIDVQHDQVNGTYTITIRDADTLDFTLRKK
- a CDS encoding M3 family oligoendopeptidase, with product MTNTTYPQVWDLDVFFPGGSASPELKEHIQNLTPKFEELKEKVTNLQVPISVEVAGDIVSIIENIKDTMMNISQAGAVLSCLTAQDTTDREALLLQGQLSGIAANFSPILESFNQKIGQIDQAIFEALLETEELAQFAFILTEWREKSKESLSEDEEALISALGVDGYSSWGQLYSMLIGDIKVEVEVDGEKKLLSVGQANNLSSHKDRTVRKAAFDALEKVFTEREEFFAKTLNHLAGFRLAVYKKRGWESVTKEPLQINRMKQETIDAMWGAITSRKATFADYLTHKAKMLGTDKLDWFDFDAPVTDSTATMDYQQGAEFILKHFGRFGSEMESFARTAFEDGWIEAEDRDNKRPGGFCTSMPLSQQSRIFMTYSGTMSNVSTLAHELGHAFHTYALRPVHPLNTRYAMNVAETASTFAEMIVADAAVEEATNEQEKIALLEDKIQRSVAFFMNIHARYLFETRFYEERKNGVVSTKRINEIMEQAQVEAHAGGLGETHPHFWASKMHFYITGVPFYNFPYTFGYLFSLSIYAKAKEEGLGFEEKYMALLRDTAVMTVEDLAMKHLGEDITKQDFWLKGIALCEKDVEEFIALTSK
- a CDS encoding ABC transporter permease, coding for MITGQLERAFQLAEKYKLDVSTILELNKIIAKEVNCSPITEEKILQQMIQLIGNNKIILKEAT
- a CDS encoding DUF378 domain-containing protein — translated: MGILYRIALVLVIIGAINWGLIGFFKFDLVASIFGGQTSGLSRIIYALVGLAGLISIPILMKPLDDEDVAAASHTRVSNNPSYNMEAGKEEDFSNMDKQKNKDNNNGK
- a CDS encoding LURP-one-related/scramblase family protein, translated to MKKLYMKQKIMSLRGKFMVMDEQQNDVYTIEGSFMQIPKSYTIFNTKRDEVAVISKKVFSWLPKFFVEVDGREVLTIKKDFTFFKASYSIDAAGIDVRGNWWDMNFEVYQNGEVIGQVSKKWLSWGDSYEVQVLNEDMEAIIIAIVVAIDCVKADQATAANSASV
- a CDS encoding YpjP family protein: MKKWLYKTLVATVALCTFGMITPNHEIWANFEDDRNAKSALEHNTTNDIASAYQLDDFIVDNNEQPTIGTFIEAAKEQAYMKFGTRVGPVIEDEFEMNIFPKIEEAIEATVARLEDDKLRSLAITEKPSGEYAEKIFHIVDNETNRDVIRFHVRTENRPFEGYYYNFHYHTFEDQYVKHYDLGEIYWSKNTPPKWLS